The following coding sequences lie in one Drosophila sulfurigaster albostrigata strain 15112-1811.04 chromosome 2R, ASM2355843v2, whole genome shotgun sequence genomic window:
- the LOC133836105 gene encoding LOW QUALITY PROTEIN: probable cytochrome P450 313a4 (The sequence of the model RefSeq protein was modified relative to this genomic sequence to represent the inferred CDS: deleted 1 base in 1 codon): MLTWQLWCTLLCVLWIYFLWSRRRFYQLIFQIPGPLGYPLLGLAHKLRHKEDVLRVFKHYFDKHGQFFSIWLGPMPFIIVKDPKIIQDIFNSPHCVNKGFNYKALGQGLFRLQEPLWSVHRKLLNPAFGHKLLVSFGPIFNAESASLLKTLEPLVDDGEKNLIPLLQSFTLNIATQTTMGSEVKYSEYIRSNKLLEAYQGLLEATTDMLFTPWLLSKTIRQLLGREKQYSKINSQISDFIKKIIESKMTKGSEAPLLPEDKNIFLNLATDLMNRGIFTTQDVQDESHTIVFGAFETTANTVAYTLILLAMFPEYQEKAFEEIRTLFPNTGDFEVTYGDTQNMTYMDLILNESMRVLTPVPIVARQTMQDVRLSNGIVLPKGVQIGIDIFHLHRDKNIWGENAETFDPEHFLPHHMQDKHPYSFIPFTKGIRNCIGWRYALLSSKITLAKLLRNYKFSTSFKFEDLDFVEDITLKLRKVPLLEVQNDSIKRYIQIYSIKFIVYIYLLLRTI; encoded by the exons ATGTTGACGTGGCAATTGTGGTGTACTTTATTATGTGTTTTgtggatttat tttttgtggtcaCGTCGCAGATTCTATCAGCTAATATTCCAAATACCTGGGCCACTGGGTTATCCCTTACTTGGCCTGGCACACAAGCTGCGCCATAAGGAAG atGTGCTGCGGGTGTTTAAACACTATTTTGATAAACATGGCCAATTCTTTTCTATTTGGCTGGGTCCGATGCCATTTATAATCGTCAAAGATCCCAAAATTATTCAGGATATTTTCAACTCACCGCATTGTGTTAATAAGGGCTTCAACTACAAGGCATTAGGCCAAGGATTATTTAGACTGCAAG AGCCCCTTTGGAGTGTGCATCGAAAATTACTGAATCCAGCATTTGGCCACAAGTTGCTGGTTAGTTTTGGGCCTATTTTCAATGCAGAATCTGCATCGCTGTTGAAAACTTTGGAACCATTGGTGGATGATGGCGAAAAGAACTTGATACCATTGCTGCAAAGTTTTACGTTGAATATAGCAACTC AAACCACAATgggaagtgaagtgaagtatAGTGAATACATAAGGAGCAACAAACTGCTCGAAGCTTATCAGGG TCTTTTGGAAGCCACGACAGATATGTTGTTTACACCCTGGTTGCTTAGTAAAACGATTCGTCAACTATTGGGCAGAGAGAAACaatattctaaaatcaatTCACAGATAAGTGATTTCATCAAAAAG ATAATAGAATCGAAAATGACAAAGGGTTCTGAGGCTCCGCTACTGCCGGAGGAcaagaatatatttctaaatctAGCTACAGATTTGATGAATCGTGGAATCTTTACCACACAGGACGTGCAAGACGAATCACATACCATTGTATTTGGTGCTTTTGAGACAACAGCTAATACGGTGGCGTACACATTGATATTGCTTGCCATGTTTCCCGAGTATCAAGAGAAGGCCTTTGAAGAGATTCGCACATTGTTTCCCAATACAGGAGACTTTGAAGTTACCTACGGCGATACCCAGAATATGACTTATATGGATCTTATACTCAATGAGTCAATGCGAGTTTTGACTCCAGTTCCAATTGTTGCGCGACAGACAATGCAGGATGTGCGACTTTCCAATGGCATTGTTTTACCAAAAGGAGTTCAAATCGGTATAGACATCTTTCACCTGCATCGCGATAAGAATATTTGGGGGGAAAATGCGGAAACTTTTGATCCAGAACATTTTCTTCCCCATCATATGCAGGATAAGCATCCGTATTCGTTTATTCCCTTCACAAAGGGAATACGCAATTGCATAG GTTGGCGATATGCCTTATTATCGTCAAAAATAACATTGGCCAAATTGCTGAGGAATTACAAATTCTCGACCAGCTTTAAATTTGAAGATCTTGACTTTGTTGAGgatataactttaaaattaaggAAAGTGCCCTTGCTGGAAGTGCAAAACGATAGTATAAAGCGATATATACagatttattcaataaaatttattgtctACATTTACTTATTGTTACGGACAATATGA
- the LOC133836788 gene encoding LOW QUALITY PROTEIN: probable cytochrome P450 313a4 (The sequence of the model RefSeq protein was modified relative to this genomic sequence to represent the inferred CDS: deleted 2 bases in 1 codon) translates to MLTWQLWCTLLCVLWIYFLWSRRRFYRLIFQIPGPLGYPLVGMAHKLFHKEDVLQVLKHYLDKHGQFFFSWLGPMPFLIVKDPKIIQDIFNSPHCVNKGIIYLAIDDANGQGLFSKPEPLWSVHRKLLNPAFGHKLLVSFGPIFNAESASLLKTLEPLVDDGENNLIPLLQSFTLNIATQTTMGTEVKYSEYIRSNKLLEAFHSLLEAATDMCFSPWLLSKTIRQLLGREKQYSKIKSQISDFIRKIIEAKLTKGSQAPPLPEDKNIFLNLATDLMNRGIFTTQDVQNESSTIVFGAFETTANTVAYTLILLAMFPEYQEKAFEEIRTLFPNTGDFEVTYGDTQNMTYMDLILNESMRVLTPVPIVARQTMQDVRLSNGIVLPKGVQIGIDIFHLHRDKNIWGENAETFDPEHFLPHHMQDKHPYSFIPFTKGIRNCIGWRYALLSSKITLAKLLRNYKFSTSFKFEDLDFVEDITLKLRKVPLLEVQKR, encoded by the exons ATGTTGACGTGGCAATTGTGGTGTACTTTATTATGTGTTTTgtggatttattttttgtggtcACGTCGCAGATTCTATCGGCTAATATTCCAAATACCTGGGCCACTAGGTTATCCCTTAGTTGGCATGGCACACAAGCTGTTCCATAAGGAAG atGTGCTGCAGGTGCTTAAACACTATTTGGATAAACATGgacaattctttttttcttggcTGGGTCCGATGCCATTTTTAATCGTCAAAGATCCCAAAATTATACAGGATATTTTCAACTCACCGCATTGTGTTAACAAGGGCATCATCTATCTAGCAATAGATGATGCCAATGGCCAAGGATTATTTAGCAAGCCAG AGCCCCTTTGGAGTGTGCATCGAAAATTACTGAATCCAGCATTTGGCCACAAGTTGCTGGTTAGTTTTGGGCCTATTTTCAATGCAGAGTCTGCATCGCTGTTGAAAACTTTGGAACCATTGGTGGATGATGGCGAAAATAACTTGATACCATTGCTGCAGAGTTTTACGTTGAATATAGCAACTC AAACCACAATGGGAACTGAAGTGAAGTATAGTGAATACATAAGGAGCAACAAACTGCTCGAAGCTTTTCATAG TCTTTTGGAAGCCGCGACAGATATGTGTTTTTCACCCTGGTTGCTTAGTAAAACGATTCGTCAACTATTGGGCAGAGAGAAACaatattctaaaatcaagTCACAGATAAGTGATTTCATCAGAAAG attaTAGAAGCGAAACTGACAAAGGGTTCTCAAGCTCCGCCACTGCCGGAGGAcaagaatatatttctaaatctAGCTACAGATTTGATGAATCGTGGAATCTTTACCACACAGGATGTCCAAAACGAATCGAGTACCATTGTATTTGGTGCTTTTGAGACAACAGCTAATACGGTGGCGTACACATTGATATTGCTTGCCATGTTTCCCGAGTATCAAGAGAAGGCCTTTGAAGAGATTCGCACATTGTTTCCCAATACAGGAGACTTTGAAGTTACCTACGGCGATACCCAGAATATGACTTATATGGATCTTATACTCAATGAGTCAATGCGAGTTTTGACTCCAGTTCCAATTGTTGCGCGACAGACAATGCAGGATGTGCGACTTTCCAATGGCATTGTTTTACCAAAAGGAGTTCAAATCGGTATAGACATCTTTCACCTGCATCGCGATAAGAATATTTGG GGGGAAAATGCGGAAACTTTTGATCCAGAACATTTTCTTCCCCATCATATGCAGGATAAGCATCCGTATTCGTTTATTCCCTTCACAAAGGGAATACGCAATTGCATAG GTTGGCGATATGCCTTATTATCGTCAAAAATAACATTGGCGAAATTGCTGAGGAATTACAAATTCTCGACCAGCTTTAAATTTGAAGATCTTGACTTTGTTGAGGATATAACTTTGAAATTGAGGAAAGTGCCCTTGCTGGAAGTGCAAAAACGATAG
- the LOC133836101 gene encoding probable cytochrome P450 313a4 isoform X2, protein MMPLAKDYLASQSYLEPLWSVHRKLLNPAFGHKLLVSFGPIFNAESASLLKTLEPLVDDGEKNLIPLLQSFTLNIATQTTMGSEVKYSEYIRSNKLLEAYHSLLESMTDMCFSPWLLSKTIRQLLGREEQYAKIKSQISDFIRKIIEAKLTKGSQAPPLPEDKNIFLNLATDLMNRGIFTTQDVQNESSTIVFGAFETTANTVAYTLILLAMFPEYQEKAFEEIRTLFPNTGDFEVTYGDTQNMTYMDLILNESMRVLTPVPIVARQTMQDVRLSNGIVLPKGVQIGIDIFHLHRDKNIWGENAETFDPEHFLPHHMQDKHPYSFIPFTKGIRNCIGWRYALLSSKITLAKLLRNYKFSTSFKFEDLDFVEDITLKLRKVPLLEVQKR, encoded by the exons ATGATGCCTCTGGCCAAGGATTATTTAGCAAGCCAG TCTTACCTAGAGCCCCTTTGGAGTGTGCATCGAAAATTACTGAATCCAGCATTTGGCCACAAGTTGCTGGTTAGTTTTGGGCCTATTTTCAATGCAGAGTCTGCATCGCTGTTGAAAACTTTGGAACCATTGGTGGATGATGGCGAAAAGAACTTGATACCATTGCTGCAGAGTTTTACGTTGAATATAGCAACTC AAACCACAATgggaagtgaagtgaagtatAGTGAATACATAAGGAGCAACAAACTGCTCGAAGCTTATCATAG TCTTTTGGAATCCATGACAGATATGTGTTTTTCACCCTGGTTGCTTAGTAAAACAATTCGTCAACTATTGGGCAGAGAGGAACAATATGCTAAAATCAAGTCACAGATAAGTGATTTCATTAGAAAG ATTATAGAAGCGAAACTGACAAAGGGTTCTCAAGCTCCGCCACTGCCGGAGGAcaagaatatatttctaaatctAGCTACAGATTTGATGAATCGTGGAATCTTTACCACACAGGATGTCCAAAACGAATCGAGTACCATTGTATTTGGTGCTTTTGAGACAACAGCTAATACGGTGGCGTACACATTGATATTGCTTGCCATGTTTCCCGAGTATCAAGAGAAGGCCTTTGAAGAGATTCGCACATTGTTTCCCAATACAGGAGACTTTGAAGTTACCTACGGCGATACCCAGAATATGACTTATATGGATCTTATACTCAATGAGTCAATGCGAGTTTTGACTCCAGTTCCAATTGTTGCGCGACAGACAATGCAGGATGTGCGACTTTCCAATGGCATTGTTTTACCAAAAGGAGTTCAAATCGGTATAGACATCTTTCACCTGCATCGCGATAAGAATATTTGGGGGGAAAATGCGGAAACTTTTGATCCAGAACATTTTCTTCCCCATCATATGCAGGATAAGCATCCGTATTCGTTTATTCCCTTCACAAAGGGAATACGCAATTGCATAG GTTGGCGATATGCCTTATTATCGTCAAAAATAACATTGGCGAAATTGCTGAGGAATTACAAATTCTCGACCAGCTTTAAATTTGAAGACCTTGACTTTGTTGAGgatataactttaaaattaaggAAAGTGCCCTTGCTGGAAGTGCAAAAACGATAG
- the LOC133836101 gene encoding probable cytochrome P450 313a4 isoform X1, which produces MLTWQLWCTLLCVLWIYFLWSRRRFYRLIFQIPGPVGYPLVGMAHKLLHKEDVLRVFNHYLDKHGPFIFSWLGPMPFIIVKDPKIIQDIFNSPHCLNKGIIYMAIDDASGQGLFSKPEPLWSVHRKLLNPAFGHKLLVSFGPIFNAESASLLKTLEPLVDDGEKNLIPLLQSFTLNIATQTTMGSEVKYSEYIRSNKLLEAYHSLLESMTDMCFSPWLLSKTIRQLLGREEQYAKIKSQISDFIRKIIEAKLTKGSQAPPLPEDKNIFLNLATDLMNRGIFTTQDVQNESSTIVFGAFETTANTVAYTLILLAMFPEYQEKAFEEIRTLFPNTGDFEVTYGDTQNMTYMDLILNESMRVLTPVPIVARQTMQDVRLSNGIVLPKGVQIGIDIFHLHRDKNIWGENAETFDPEHFLPHHMQDKHPYSFIPFTKGIRNCIGWRYALLSSKITLAKLLRNYKFSTSFKFEDLDFVEDITLKLRKVPLLEVQKR; this is translated from the exons ATGTTGACGTGGCAATTGTGGTGTACTTTATTATGTGTTTTgtggatttattttttgtggtcACGTCGCAGATTCTATCggttaatatttcaaatacctGGGCCAGTGGGTTATCCCTTAGTTGGCATGGCACACAAGCTGCTCCATAAGGAAG ATGTGCTGCGGGTGTTTAATCACTATTTGGATAAACATGGACCATTCATATTTTCTTGGCTGGGTCCGATGCCATTTATAATCGTCAAGGATCCCAAAATTATACAGGATATTTTCAACTCACCGCATTGCCTTAATAAGGGCATCATCTACATGGCAATAGATGATGCCTCTGGCCAAGGATTATTTAGCAAGCCAG AGCCCCTTTGGAGTGTGCATCGAAAATTACTGAATCCAGCATTTGGCCACAAGTTGCTGGTTAGTTTTGGGCCTATTTTCAATGCAGAGTCTGCATCGCTGTTGAAAACTTTGGAACCATTGGTGGATGATGGCGAAAAGAACTTGATACCATTGCTGCAGAGTTTTACGTTGAATATAGCAACTC AAACCACAATgggaagtgaagtgaagtatAGTGAATACATAAGGAGCAACAAACTGCTCGAAGCTTATCATAG TCTTTTGGAATCCATGACAGATATGTGTTTTTCACCCTGGTTGCTTAGTAAAACAATTCGTCAACTATTGGGCAGAGAGGAACAATATGCTAAAATCAAGTCACAGATAAGTGATTTCATTAGAAAG ATTATAGAAGCGAAACTGACAAAGGGTTCTCAAGCTCCGCCACTGCCGGAGGAcaagaatatatttctaaatctAGCTACAGATTTGATGAATCGTGGAATCTTTACCACACAGGATGTCCAAAACGAATCGAGTACCATTGTATTTGGTGCTTTTGAGACAACAGCTAATACGGTGGCGTACACATTGATATTGCTTGCCATGTTTCCCGAGTATCAAGAGAAGGCCTTTGAAGAGATTCGCACATTGTTTCCCAATACAGGAGACTTTGAAGTTACCTACGGCGATACCCAGAATATGACTTATATGGATCTTATACTCAATGAGTCAATGCGAGTTTTGACTCCAGTTCCAATTGTTGCGCGACAGACAATGCAGGATGTGCGACTTTCCAATGGCATTGTTTTACCAAAAGGAGTTCAAATCGGTATAGACATCTTTCACCTGCATCGCGATAAGAATATTTGGGGGGAAAATGCGGAAACTTTTGATCCAGAACATTTTCTTCCCCATCATATGCAGGATAAGCATCCGTATTCGTTTATTCCCTTCACAAAGGGAATACGCAATTGCATAG GTTGGCGATATGCCTTATTATCGTCAAAAATAACATTGGCGAAATTGCTGAGGAATTACAAATTCTCGACCAGCTTTAAATTTGAAGACCTTGACTTTGTTGAGgatataactttaaaattaaggAAAGTGCCCTTGCTGGAAGTGCAAAAACGATAG